CAGCGACATCCGTCTGCGACAGTTCCTCGGACAGGCCACCGCACTCGTCAGCAACCCCGATGAGCGCCGGACAGCTCTGGACAAGATCACAATCCTTGCGGCTCACGCGATGTACTTCGAGCGTGATGCCATTGCCGAGAAAGCCATCGATAGCCTCTTCGATGCCTATGCCAAGCTCGGTCATGGCGACGCCGCCGCGCGACTCGACATCATCACGCTCGTGTACGTCCTTGGCAGCCTCGCGGTCCGCCTTCGACAGTGGTCCGTCGTTCACGACCTCGCACTTCGCCCCTACCCGCCAAGCGGTGACATCTACATCTACTCGTCCTGGATCAGACACGGACAGGTCGATGCAAGCTGTGCGGATCTCTTTCCAAAGGATAAGGGCGGGCTGATGATCTCTGCCGCGCGGGTGCTGATGAGTGAGCAACCGGCCCTGGGTGCTGATGTCCCCGGGAGCGCAGTGCCCGACCCCGGCGACCTTGCCCACGACGACGCGCTCTTCAACTCCCTCTGCCAGTTCGACATCCTCTACTGCCTGATCGTGGCCGCCGAGGGCAAGCATCACGGAAGCGGGTACCCGGCCGCATCAGCGATGAACCAGGACCGGTCTGATCCAGCATTCGAGGTCGTCGCCAGCGATCCGGACGCGCGTGCAGCAATGTTCCCCACCTCCGACGAGCGCAAGGTCGCCGAAGCGATGACGCAGGTATTCACCAGCGCGGAGCGCGAATCGTTTGGCTTCGGCGGGCATTGGTGGTCACTACCCCAGGTGGCGCAGCGATTCGTCAGCAACCATCTTGGAGAAGGCACATGAGCAACCCCTTGTCACCGCTGGCGATGCTCGCGACGTCGATGCAAGCACAGCCCGGCGTCTACGCCTTGCTCTTGGGCTCCGGCGTGTCCACCGGCGCTGGTGTGCCTACTGGATGGGGTGTCGTCACCGAACTGGTGCGTCGGGTCGCAGCCGTCGAGGACCCCGCATCGATTGAGGATGCCGCCAGTGACCCCGAAAAGTGGTGGCACGACCACCACGGAGAACCCCTTGGGTACTCGTCGCTTCTTGAAGCGCTTGCACCCACCCCGGCGACCAGGCAGGGCTTGTTGGCGGACTTCTTCGAGCCGTCCGATGACGAACGAGAACAAGGAATCAAGACGCCGAGCAGGGGGCACCTCGCGATCGCCGAGCTAGTCAAGCGGGGATCAGTGAAGGTCATTGTGACAACGAACTTCGACCGGCTCATGGAGCAGGCGCTTGATGCGGTCGGGATAGCACCACAGGTGATCGCGCGGCCGGAGGCAGTCAACGGCATGAAGCCGCTCGCCCACGCGCCGGCCACAGTGATCAAGGTCCACGGGGATTATCTCGATCTCGGTTCCCGAAACACTCCGGCCGAGCTCGACCAGTACCCGGACGAATGGGTAACGCTGCTCGCTCGCGTCTTCGACGAGTACGGCCTCATTGTCTCGGGATGGTCAGCCGAGTGGGACACCGCATTGGTTCGGCTCATCGAGTCCACTCCCAACCGTCGTTATCCGTTGTACTGGGATGCGCGAAGCCGGAAGGGCGTCAACGCTCAGAAGCTCTTTGCCACGCGCTCGGGCCACGTGATCCCGACCGCGGGAGCTGACGAGATGTTCAGCGACCTTTCCTCCGCACTGGAGGTGCTCGACCGTCTCGCCGAGCCGCCGCTCACGACCGCGATGGCGGTGGCACGCTTGAAGCGCTACTTGCCCGATCCTGTGCACCGCATCGACCTGCACGACCTGGTGATGGGAGCAACCGACAAAGTCATCGAAGGCGTGAAGAACCAGCCGCTCTCCATCGACGGGCTCGACGCAGCAGCTCTCCAAGACGTGCTGGAAGCACATCGGGAACAATCTCGACAGTTGTGCGCACTACTTGTGACCGGTGCGTGGCACGACCCCGACGGAGCCCATGACCGGCTCTGGATGGACGTCCTGGAACGCCTGCTCGATACCAGCACAACGCGGCTCCTGGGTGTCCCCGTTCAGCAACTGCTCTAACAAGCACGGCTATACCCGGCGCTCATCGCGCACACTGCCATAGGCGTCGCTGCGACACGGCGAGGACGAGACGACCTGCTCATCAAACTCGCCACCGAGGTCATGGGCGCCGTAGATACGGGAACGAGGATTCGCTTGCCTGCCTGCCAGGTCATCCACCCCTACCGAGTCCTCGACAAGGAATCGGTGAACGCTCTTCCCAGGTGGAGCGGCGGCAATGGCTGGACGTATCCGTTGAGCCACCTGCTCAAAGCCGACGTCCGCGCGATCTTTGACGAACTGATCCCCGAGCCCTCTGACTATGGGGACACCTTTCACGGCTACGAGTACCGGATGAGCTTGCTTCATGAACGCACGAACGCCAGCAACTCGGGGGCCTACCGCGCGATGCCGGGCGAGTACGTGGGTGAACAAGGCTGGTCCTAGGACGACCGGAACGTGCCACTCGCGGAGATCGCGTTTCGCGACGCTGGGCAGCGCATCCCTGACTGGCCGTGGGTGCTTCTGCTCGGCGGGGAAGACAGCTACGACCAGGCATTGATCGACCACCGTGGCGTGCTGGAGAACTTCAAGCACCACAACATGCGCTAAGCAGGCACTTCTTCCACATTGCGAAAGCCTGAGAAGCGCGCAGCAGGT
The DNA window shown above is from Changpingibacter yushuensis and carries:
- a CDS encoding SIR2 family protein, with amino-acid sequence MSNPLSPLAMLATSMQAQPGVYALLLGSGVSTGAGVPTGWGVVTELVRRVAAVEDPASIEDAASDPEKWWHDHHGEPLGYSSLLEALAPTPATRQGLLADFFEPSDDEREQGIKTPSRGHLAIAELVKRGSVKVIVTTNFDRLMEQALDAVGIAPQVIARPEAVNGMKPLAHAPATVIKVHGDYLDLGSRNTPAELDQYPDEWVTLLARVFDEYGLIVSGWSAEWDTALVRLIESTPNRRYPLYWDARSRKGVNAQKLFATRSGHVIPTAGADEMFSDLSSALEVLDRLAEPPLTTAMAVARLKRYLPDPVHRIDLHDLVMGATDKVIEGVKNQPLSIDGLDAAALQDVLEAHREQSRQLCALLVTGAWHDPDGAHDRLWMDVLERLLDTSTTRLLGVPVQQLL
- a CDS encoding AlbA family DNA-binding domain-containing protein, with the protein product MIVVDGRTDREKLVELLQLPEQTHLEFKAELDLTVKQDELNFVKDAVSMSNRPPGGYILVGVNDDGALALPTGTIVDRARFDGARLGDTIRKYIEGEIHVISQVHEVDGHEVVLIYLPHHRDGLPVPMSKLGQFSGPNSKQVLVFRERDVLVREGARNTALRHAHWNDPLSHRDQRLREEARAHVDSLIADLAAAMRTGGAGPALVPLAVEMAGDAFGDAVVSHLEADSDIRLRQFLGQATALVSNPDERRTALDKITILAAHAMYFERDAIAEKAIDSLFDAYAKLGHGDAAARLDIITLVYVLGSLAVRLRQWSVVHDLALRPYPPSGDIYIYSSWIRHGQVDASCADLFPKDKGGLMISAARVLMSEQPALGADVPGSAVPDPGDLAHDDALFNSLCQFDILYCLIVAAEGKHHGSGYPAASAMNQDRSDPAFEVVASDPDARAAMFPTSDERKVAEAMTQVFTSAERESFGFGGHWWSLPQVAQRFVSNHLGEGT